Proteins encoded in a region of the Paraburkholderia flava genome:
- a CDS encoding putative toxin-antitoxin system toxin component, PIN family, which produces MPGSHASRDALRVVLDSNVWIDILVFDDAFTRPIRDALERGTLIALIDARCHAELAYVLDYPQFVRRAVDKEAALATLARLVQVVEPAAPSEDSLPLPKCKDRDDQKFLELAHAAGADWLVSKDRAVLKLARRVARDFGFRIAQPAAFVAECVPEPSSEPAPA; this is translated from the coding sequence ATGCCCGGTTCCCATGCCTCCCGCGACGCGCTTCGCGTCGTTCTCGACTCCAACGTGTGGATCGACATCCTCGTGTTCGACGACGCGTTCACGCGGCCGATCCGCGACGCGCTCGAACGCGGCACGCTCATCGCGCTGATCGACGCGCGCTGCCACGCGGAACTCGCGTACGTGCTCGACTATCCGCAGTTCGTGCGTCGCGCGGTCGATAAAGAAGCGGCACTGGCGACGCTAGCGCGGCTCGTGCAAGTGGTCGAACCGGCGGCACCGTCTGAAGATTCGTTGCCGTTGCCGAAGTGCAAGGACCGCGACGACCAGAAATTTCTCGAACTCGCGCACGCGGCCGGCGCCGACTGGCTCGTGTCGAAAGACCGCGCGGTGCTGAAGCTCGCGCGCCGCGTCGCACGCGATTTCGGCTTCCGGATCGCACAGCCTGCTGCATTCGTCGCCGAGTGTGTACCCGAACCGTCGAGCGAGCCCGCACCGGCCTGA
- a CDS encoding pyridoxal phosphate-dependent aminotransferase, translating into MNAPHDTPTTPSFPSRLPDVGTTIFTVMSALAAEKGAVNLGQGFPDFDCDPRIVDAVTRAMQTGHNQYPPMAGVAPLREAIADKIANLYGRRYNPATEITVTAGATQALLTAILCSVHPGDEVIVVEPTYDSYLPSIHLAGGKPVFVTLEAPDYRIPFDRLAAAITPKTRLLLINTPHNPTGTVWRAEDMRRLEEIVRGTNVLILSDEVYEHMVYDGAPHESVARYPELAQRSFVVSSFGKTYHVTGWKVGYVAAPAALTAEFRKVHQFNVFTVNTPMQIGLADYLRDPAPYVELPAFYQKKRDFFRAGLAGTRFKLLPCTGTYFQCVDYSAISDLPEADFAQWLTTEIGVAAIPVSAFYHAPHESGVVRFCFAKKESTLATALERLAKL; encoded by the coding sequence ATGAACGCACCGCACGACACGCCGACCACTCCTTCGTTTCCGTCCCGTCTGCCGGATGTCGGCACGACGATCTTCACCGTGATGAGCGCGCTCGCCGCCGAAAAAGGCGCGGTGAATCTCGGCCAAGGCTTCCCCGATTTCGATTGCGATCCGCGCATCGTCGACGCCGTGACCCGCGCGATGCAGACCGGTCACAACCAGTACCCGCCGATGGCCGGCGTTGCGCCGCTGCGCGAAGCGATCGCCGACAAGATCGCGAACCTGTACGGCCGTCGCTACAACCCCGCGACCGAAATCACCGTGACCGCGGGCGCGACGCAGGCGCTCCTCACCGCGATCCTGTGCAGCGTGCATCCCGGCGACGAAGTGATCGTCGTCGAGCCGACCTACGACAGCTATCTGCCGTCTATTCACCTCGCGGGCGGCAAGCCCGTCTTCGTCACGCTCGAAGCGCCCGACTACCGGATTCCGTTCGACCGTCTCGCCGCCGCGATCACGCCGAAAACGCGGCTACTGCTGATCAACACGCCGCACAATCCGACCGGCACCGTGTGGCGCGCGGAAGACATGCGCCGGCTCGAGGAGATCGTGCGCGGCACGAACGTATTGATCCTCTCCGACGAGGTCTACGAGCACATGGTCTACGATGGCGCGCCGCACGAAAGCGTCGCGCGCTATCCGGAGCTTGCGCAACGCAGCTTCGTCGTATCGAGCTTCGGCAAGACGTATCACGTGACGGGCTGGAAAGTGGGTTATGTCGCGGCACCGGCTGCGCTGACCGCCGAGTTTCGCAAGGTCCACCAGTTCAACGTGTTCACGGTCAACACGCCGATGCAGATCGGCCTCGCCGACTACCTGCGCGATCCGGCGCCGTACGTGGAGCTGCCCGCGTTCTATCAGAAGAAGCGCGACTTCTTCCGCGCGGGTCTCGCCGGCACGCGCTTCAAACTGCTGCCGTGCACGGGCACGTATTTCCAGTGCGTCGACTACTCGGCGATCAGCGATCTACCGGAAGCCGACTTCGCCCAGTGGCTCACAACAGAGATCGGCGTCGCCGCGATTCCGGTGTCGGCGTTTTATCACGCGCCGCACGAGTCGGGCGTCGTGCGCTTCTGCTTCGCGAAGAAAGAAAGCACGCTCGCCACCGCGCTCGAGCGGCTCGCGAAGCTCTGA
- a CDS encoding glutathione S-transferase, with translation MIRLCGYALSNYYNKVKFALLEYGIPFEEIFVEPSQDEAVRAHSPLGKVPYIQTDDGDLCESQPIVEYLAARYPDKEIFSRDPWEAAKERELIVFIDLHLELVARELYKEAFFGGKISDGSKALIEKRLMRHVAGFKQLAQFAPFLRGERFSIADIAGYLNLPLVGMATQAIYGRDFLLDAGIDWKAYTKGISGRPAAQRVTGDRKAYVASVQAKGA, from the coding sequence ATGATCCGGCTGTGTGGCTATGCGCTGTCGAACTACTACAACAAGGTGAAGTTCGCGTTGCTCGAATACGGGATTCCGTTCGAAGAAATTTTCGTCGAGCCGTCGCAGGACGAAGCGGTGCGCGCGCACTCGCCGCTCGGCAAGGTGCCGTACATCCAGACCGACGACGGCGACCTGTGCGAGTCGCAGCCGATCGTCGAATACCTCGCGGCGCGCTATCCGGACAAGGAAATTTTCTCGCGCGATCCGTGGGAAGCGGCGAAGGAGCGCGAGCTGATCGTGTTTATCGATCTGCATCTCGAACTCGTCGCGCGCGAGTTGTACAAGGAGGCGTTTTTCGGCGGCAAGATCAGCGATGGGTCGAAAGCGTTGATCGAGAAGCGGCTCATGCGGCATGTGGCCGGCTTTAAGCAGCTCGCGCAGTTCGCGCCGTTTCTGCGCGGCGAGCGCTTCAGCATCGCGGACATCGCGGGCTACCTGAACCTGCCGCTCGTCGGCATGGCGACGCAGGCGATCTACGGACGCGATTTTCTGCTCGACGCGGGGATCGACTGGAAGGCGTACACGAAGGGGATCAGCGGACGTCCTGCGGCACAGCGCGTGACCGGGGATCGGAAGGCGTATGTCGCGTCGGTGCAGGCTAAGGGAGCGTAG